Proteins from a single region of Gossypium arboreum isolate Shixiya-1 chromosome 1, ASM2569848v2, whole genome shotgun sequence:
- the LOC108483436 gene encoding uncharacterized protein LOC108483436 isoform X3, whose product MQQRLSASGRPSGTDGYDFSYRMVVDSQGLASRVLEISTTACGLISLIIGELGRKRSRVNMLRFFMVASSIAVSLLMFCAIRKGSGFMAAKSPSFWETILALPEVALAVVGLVFHLFIIGYTVHLIANMSVPKRAS is encoded by the exons ATGCAGCAGAGATTGTCGGCATCAGGGAGGCCTTCTGGTACAGATGGCTACGATTTCTCATATCGGATGGTTGTTGATTCCC AGGGTTTGGCTTCCCGGGTTCTTGAAATTTCAACTACTGCTTGTGGTCTCATTTCATTGATAATAGGAGAATTAG GTCGGAAACGCAGCCGAGTGAACATGTTGAGATTTTTTATGGTTGCATCTTCTATCGCTGTCTCATTATTAATGTTTTGCGCCATTCGGAAGGGTTCAGGATTCATG GCTGCCAAAAGCCCAAGTTTCTGGGAAACAATTTTGGCGCTTCCTGAGGTGGCCCTTGCTGTTGTGG GACTGGTGTTTCATCTATTTATCATTGGCTACACAGTTCATCTCATTGCTAACATGTCTGTCCCTAAGAGAGCTTCATAG
- the LOC108483436 gene encoding uncharacterized protein LOC108483436 isoform X1, whose amino-acid sequence MQQRLSASGRPSGTDGYDFSYRMVVDSRYQKVARTKSILRSFFLVQAIILLLGLVLLIFQSASEGLASRVLEISTTACGLISLIIGELGRKRSRVNMLRFFMVASSIAVSLLMFCAIRKGSGFMAAKSPSFWETILALPEVALAVVGLVFHLFIIGYTVHLIANMSVPKRAS is encoded by the exons ATGCAGCAGAGATTGTCGGCATCAGGGAGGCCTTCTGGTACAGATGGCTACGATTTCTCATATCGGATGGTTGTTGATTCCC GATATCAAAAAGTAGCTCGTACAAAGTCTATTCTGCGTTCGTTTTTCTTAGTTCAG GCTATCATACTTTTGTTGGGGCTAGTTTTACTAATATTTCAATCTGCATCAGAGGGTTTGGCTTCCCGGGTTCTTGAAATTTCAACTACTGCTTGTGGTCTCATTTCATTGATAATAGGAGAATTAG GTCGGAAACGCAGCCGAGTGAACATGTTGAGATTTTTTATGGTTGCATCTTCTATCGCTGTCTCATTATTAATGTTTTGCGCCATTCGGAAGGGTTCAGGATTCATG GCTGCCAAAAGCCCAAGTTTCTGGGAAACAATTTTGGCGCTTCCTGAGGTGGCCCTTGCTGTTGTGG GACTGGTGTTTCATCTATTTATCATTGGCTACACAGTTCATCTCATTGCTAACATGTCTGTCCCTAAGAGAGCTTCATAG
- the LOC108483436 gene encoding uncharacterized protein LOC108483436 isoform X2, with protein sequence MATISHIGWLLIPAIILLLGLVLLIFQSASEGLASRVLEISTTACGLISLIIGELGRKRSRVNMLRFFMVASSIAVSLLMFCAIRKGSGFMAAKSPSFWETILALPEVALAVVGLVFHLFIIGYTVHLIANMSVPKRAS encoded by the exons ATGGCTACGATTTCTCATATCGGATGGTTGTTGATTCCC GCTATCATACTTTTGTTGGGGCTAGTTTTACTAATATTTCAATCTGCATCAGAGGGTTTGGCTTCCCGGGTTCTTGAAATTTCAACTACTGCTTGTGGTCTCATTTCATTGATAATAGGAGAATTAG GTCGGAAACGCAGCCGAGTGAACATGTTGAGATTTTTTATGGTTGCATCTTCTATCGCTGTCTCATTATTAATGTTTTGCGCCATTCGGAAGGGTTCAGGATTCATG GCTGCCAAAAGCCCAAGTTTCTGGGAAACAATTTTGGCGCTTCCTGAGGTGGCCCTTGCTGTTGTGG GACTGGTGTTTCATCTATTTATCATTGGCTACACAGTTCATCTCATTGCTAACATGTCTGTCCCTAAGAGAGCTTCATAG